One Oncorhynchus masou masou isolate Uvic2021 unplaced genomic scaffold, UVic_Omas_1.1 unplaced_scaffold_2057, whole genome shotgun sequence DNA segment encodes these proteins:
- the LOC135532842 gene encoding gastrula zinc finger protein XlCGF17.1-like: MSSLNYSPPVKEEEICWTEKEALGLNIVVKEEKEEDVTVKKEVEGESVTLKEEEKDVSVKEEEDAFIVKEEEDVKVKEEDGKEDVVFGVKKEGEITVTLKDEEVEIGDLINTRERCDHRGSSGDPQQPRDADEAEKSLSRSELLQKHQQRPTGKISNCCSDCGLYFSIPNLLKEHLRIHIGGKSHCCSDCGKIFNSSSDLKMHQRIHTGEKSYSCDQCGKRYTTSSNLTIHQRTHKGDKQYSCDQCGKSFGAYQCLTRHQRTHTGEKPYSCDQCGKSFGAYQCLTLHQRTHTGEKPYSCTQCGKSFSRSSCLTKHQRTHTGEKPHSCNQCVKSFSTSSYLKIHQRTHTGEKPYSCYQCGKRYYDKWSLIRHQKIHGVVS, from the exons atgagcTCCCTAAACTACTCCCCTCCTGTTAAAGAAGAGGAgatctgctggacggagaaagaagctctggggctgaacattgtggtgaaagaggagaaggaagaggatgtCACAGTTAAAAAAGAAGTAGAGGGTGAGTCTGTTACactgaaagaagaagagaaagacgtttcagtgaaagaagaggaagatgcGTTCatagtgaaagaggaggaggatgttaaaGTAAAAGAAGAGGACGGGAAAGAGGATGTAGTTTTTGGAGTGAAGAAGGAAGGGGAGATTACTGTCACATTGAAAGATGAAGAGGTGGAGATAggagatctgattaacacca gagagagatgtgaccatcgtggatcctctggggaccCTCAACAACCTCGtgatgctgacgaggcagagaagagtctctccagatcagaactcctccagaaacaccagcagagaccCACCGGGAAGATATCTAACTGCTGCTCTGATTGTGGGTTATATTTCTCAATACCAAATTTACTAAAGGAACACCTGAGAATACACATTGGAGGGAAatctcactgctgctctgactgtgggaagataTTCAACTCTTCATCAGACCTTAAAATGCATCAAcgaattcacacaggagagaaatcttatagctgtgatcaatgtgggaagagatatACTACATCTAGCAATCTaactatacaccagagaacacacaaagGAGATAAACaatatagctgtgatcaatgtgggaagagttttggtgcATATCAATGTCTGACtagacaccagagaacacacacaggagagaaaccttatagctgtgatcaatgtgggaagagttttggtgcATATCAATGTCTGActttacaccagagaacacacacaggagagaaaccttatagttgtactcaatgtgggaagagtttttcaAGATCTAGCTGTCTAACaaaacaccagagaacacacacaggagagaaacctcatAGCTGTAATCAATGTGTGAAGAGTTTCTCTACATCTAGCTATCTAAagatacaccagagaacacacacaggagagaaaccttatagctgttatcaatgtgggaagagatactATGATAAATGGTCTCTGATTAGACATCAGAAAATACATggagttgtttcatga